One bacterium genomic window, CTCCTGCTTCGGCGGCTCCTCGACGGCGGGGAGGAGCGGCTTCGTCGGCGATTCCGCGCCGTCGCCGGGAAGCGCGCCGTCGATGGCCGGGCCATTGCCGCCGCCGCCGACGTTCTCGTCGGCGGGCGAGGCCTTCAGGTCGTCCGGGGTCAGCGCTTCGGCGCGGACCGGCTGCACGATCTCGGCCTTCGGCGCCGGCGCGGGCTTCGGCTTCGGTTCGTCGCCGCTCTTCGGCTTGGAGCCGCCGCGCGGCGCCGTCGGCGGCGGCGGGGGCGCGAACTGCAGGCTCACCAGGCCGAAGTCCGGATCGGCGACGGTTTCCGCGACGACCATCGACGCGGCGACGGCGCAGCCGAGCGCGGCGACGTGCACGGCGGCCGCGACCGGCCCCGCCCACCACGCCCGCCCGGCGCCGCGCCGTCTTCCTTCGAGCAGCAGCGCCGCCTGCATTCCCTCGAACGTCGGATTCGACATCGCCGCCTCCTTTTCCGCGGGCGATCTTTCCGCCGCGCCTGTTGGACGGACGACGACGCGGAAACCGAACCGCGCCTGCGAAGGAGGCGGGGACGCTACCGGCGGAGGGCCTTGTCGAGAAACGCGAAAACGAGGTTCAAGTTGGCCGGCGTTTCGAACTGCGGGCCGCCGTGGCCGGCGCCGGGGAGGATCGTCAGGACCGCGCGGTCGCTCCCGGCCGCGGCGCGGATCGCGGCGACGAACTGGATCGACTGTTCCGTTGGAACCACCGGATCGGCGTCGCCGTGCTCGACGAAGAACGGCGGCGCGTCCTTGTCGAGATAGGTCGCCGGGGACGCCTCCGCCGCCAAGGCGGGCGCGTCGGCGACCGCCTTTCCGAGAAACCGCGACTCCGGCGAGCCGGCGGCGCCGTGGTCCGGCCGGCCCTTTTTGCCGGCGGCGAACTGGGCGTCCATCCGGTCGAAGTAGATCGGACCGAACCAATCGACGACCGCTTGAACGGCGCTCGATTCCGCGGCGTTTCCCGCCGCCGGGTCGTCGAAGCGAGGCGTGCGCCCCGTCGTCCCGAGCATCGAGACGAGGTGGCCGCCCGCCGATCCGCCCCACGCGGCGATCCGCGAGCCGTCGAGGTTGTAGCGCGCGGCGACGGCGCGCAGGAACCGCACGGCGCTCTTCACGTCCTGCACGGCGGCGGGGAACGTCGCCTCGCCGCTCATGCGGTAGTTGACCGAGACGACCGCGTAGCCGCGGCGCACCCCTTCCAGCGGCGCGGACAGCTGCCCGTCGGCCTTGTCGCCCATCATGAAGGCGCCGCCGTGGACGGCGACGATCACCGGGAACGGGCCGTCGCCCTCGTTGGGCAGGTAGATGTCCAACGCCTGCGCCGGCGAGAGCGTCGCGTAGCGCACGTCGCGGTATTGCCGTCGAATCCAGCTCGTTTCGGGCGACTTGACCGCCGGCCCCTGCGGCCGCGCGGGGGCCGCGGCCGGCGGTCCGCCGGCCCGCGGCGTCGTCGGCGGGGCCTGCGCGAAGGCGGGCGCCGCGCCCAGCGCGAAGACGGCGACGAGGAACATGAGCTTGCCGGACATGAGCCCTCCTTGGTGGGCCGAACCAGCGACGAGAACGTTGCGCGGCCGGCGATCGCCCGGCCGCGCCGGCCGGAACGACGCGCCATCTTCGCCGGTCGCGGCGGCCGGCTCAATGGCCGGCGAGAACCCCTCTGAGCGCCGCGGCCAGCTCGTCGAGACGGTACGGCTTGGCGACGACCGCCTCGAAGCCGTGGGCGTCGTACTCGGACATCACCGGGTCGTTGGAGTAGCCGCTCGAGACGATGGCGCGCACGTTCGGATCGACTTCGCGCAGCTTCGCCGCCGCCTCGGCGCCCCCCATCCCGCCGGGAATCGTGAGATCGAGAATCACCGCGTCGAACGGCCGCCCCTCGTCCTTCGCCGCCCCGCAGCGGGCGATCGCGGCGGCGCCGTCCTCGACCGTCTCCGCGGCGTAGCCGAGCCGCGTCAGCATCTTCGCGGCGACGACGCGCACCGCGGCGTCGTCGTCCATCACCAGCACGCGTCCCGCGCCGCGGGGCGCCTCGAGCTCGGTCGGTTTCTCGGGCCGCTTCCCGCGCGCCGCGGGGAGGAAGATCGTGAAGACCGCGCCGCCGCCGGGCGGCGAGGCGACGGTGATCTGTCCGCCGTGCCGCCGGACGATGGAGAGGGACGTGGCGAGCCCCAGTCCGTTGCCGTCCCGCTTCGTCGTCACGTACGGATCGAAGATCCGCGGCAGCAGTTCCGGCGGGATGCCCGGCCCGTCGTCGGCGACGCGGATCCGGATGTACGGGCCGGGGGGGAGCGGTGCGGTGTCGTCCTCGAAGATCTCGATGTTCGCCGCCTCGACCCGCAGATGGCCGCTTCCCCGCGCCGCCTGCAGCGCGTTGATCGCGAGGTTCTGGAACACTTGGCTGATCTGCCCCGGATCCACGTCGGCCGGCCAGAGATCCTCGGGCGCGCGGAACGAAGGCTCGAGCGGCGAGCCGCGCAGCGCGAACTCCACCGACTCGCGCGCGATCTCGGCGATCGCCGCGGTCTTGCGCACCGGCGCGCCGCCGCGGGCGAAGGTCAGCAGCTGCTTCGTCAGCGCGGCCGCGCGGCCGCAGGCGTGCTCGGCCGCGCCGAGGATCGCCTCCCGTTCGTCGGCCGACGCCGCGCCGCGCGCCAGCGCCACGCCGCCGAGGATCGCGGTGAGGATGTTGTTGAAGTCGTGCGCGATGCCGCCGGCGAGGACGCCGACCGACTCGATCTTGCGCGCGGCGAGCAGCTCCTCCTCGGCGCGCCGCCGGCCCAAGGCGCCCGCGACGACCTCTCCCGCGAGGCGCATCAGGCGGGCGTCCTCGGGAAGCCAGCTCTTCTCGGCGCGCGCGGCGACGCACCCCATGACGCCCAGAAGGCGCGTCGAGGAGCGAAGCGGCACGCAGAGCGCGGACCGCACGCCGAGCTGCGTCCAGCGGGCCCGCTCCGCCTTCGCCGCCGGCGGGAGGTCGGCGACGCGGGGCACGTGGACCGTCTCCCCGGCGGCGACGAGCGGGAAGAGCCACGGGAAGTCGGCGATGGTCGAGGCGTCGAAGTCGGCGCGCGGCGGCTCTCCGCCGTC contains:
- a CDS encoding TonB family protein, which encodes MSNPTFEGMQAALLLEGRRRGAGRAWWAGPVAAAVHVAALGCAVAASMVVAETVADPDFGLVSLQFAPPPPPTAPRGGSKPKSGDEPKPKPAPAPKAEIVQPVRAEALTPDDLKASPADENVGGGGNGPAIDGALPGDGAESPTKPLLPAVEEPPKQETSAPEEPLIVVGDVRPPELTQRIEPSYPEPARIARIEGRVILQAVIDERGAVEDVRVLRSVPTLDAAAVAAVRQWRYRPALLEGRPVRVYFTVVVTFKLQ
- a CDS encoding alpha/beta hydrolase, which encodes MSGKLMFLVAVFALGAAPAFAQAPPTTPRAGGPPAAAPARPQGPAVKSPETSWIRRQYRDVRYATLSPAQALDIYLPNEGDGPFPVIVAVHGGAFMMGDKADGQLSAPLEGVRRGYAVVSVNYRMSGEATFPAAVQDVKSAVRFLRAVAARYNLDGSRIAAWGGSAGGHLVSMLGTTGRTPRFDDPAAGNAAESSAVQAVVDWFGPIYFDRMDAQFAAGKKGRPDHGAAGSPESRFLGKAVADAPALAAEASPATYLDKDAPPFFVEHGDADPVVPTEQSIQFVAAIRAAAGSDRAVLTILPGAGHGGPQFETPANLNLVFAFLDKALRR
- a CDS encoding transporter substrate-binding domain-containing protein; the encoded protein is MTCAPVMFCALGAAAAAWAAPAAPARPAGDAPSAERRTIVVGVNTDYPPFEYQESGAPTGFDVEVVREAAAATGLDVQFRADDWCRMRPELEDGRIDALAGMLYSSERATRVDFTVPYMVVHYAVFARAGGPSIAGPQDLRGRRVLVESGSMAHDLLAAGADGAVIVPVESEPQALRLLASGRGDAAIAPNAYGPTLAKRLGLGGVFPVGPPFSSFELRIAVRKGDQALAARLDEGLATLRASGRLQALTDKWFGVLEPRGASFGQTLRHGAMVVAPLLALLAAAFVWTWSLRRRVRRRTRDLRQELDRRKAAEEALRRRLDLEDRVSAIAARLSALPSWRIDEGIESALASLGEATEVDRTYLILVHDDGAITYSHAWLKDGGEPPRADFDASTIADFPWLFPLVAAGETVHVPRVADLPPAAKAERARWTQLGVRSALCVPLRSSTRLLGVMGCVAARAEKSWLPEDARLMRLAGEVVAGALGRRRAEEELLAARKIESVGVLAGGIAHDFNNILTAILGGVALARGAASADEREAILGAAEHACGRAAALTKQLLTFARGGAPVRKTAAIAEIARESVEFALRGSPLEPSFRAPEDLWPADVDPGQISQVFQNLAINALQAARGSGHLRVEAANIEIFEDDTAPLPPGPYIRIRVADDGPGIPPELLPRIFDPYVTTKRDGNGLGLATSLSIVRRHGGQITVASPPGGGAVFTIFLPAARGKRPEKPTELEAPRGAGRVLVMDDDAAVRVVAAKMLTRLGYAAETVEDGAAAIARCGAAKDEGRPFDAVILDLTIPGGMGGAEAAAKLREVDPNVRAIVSSGYSNDPVMSEYDAHGFEAVVAKPYRLDELAAALRGVLAGH